The sequence below is a genomic window from Bacteroidales bacterium.
GGGCCGGGAAATATCGCGGACCTCTGCATGGTATTCCATACGGAGTGAAAGACTTGCTGGATGTTGAAGGTGTACCAAGCACGTGGGGATCAAGGTTGTATGAAAAGCAAATAGCCGGACATACTGCTGCTATTGTTCAGCGGCTCGACTCAGCCGGTGCTGTACTGGTTGCCAAGCTCTCACTGGGTGAATTTGCCATGGGGGATGTCTGGTTCAAAGATATGACGCGGAACCCATGGAATCCGGCAACAGGATCGAGCGGTTCTTCTGCTGGTTCTGCTTCAGCAACGGCAGCAGGTCTGGTTGGCTTTGCCATTGGTTCTGAGACATGGGGGTCGATTGTTTCCCCTTCGACTGTTTGCGGAGTAACTGGACTCAGACCTACTTTCGGACGTGTTCCGCGAACCGGAGCAATGACATTGTCGTGGACCATGGATAAACTGGGTCCCATTGCACGAACTGCCCTGGATTGTGCCATTATTCTTGCCGCAATCAATGGCAGCCACCCGGGTGACCCGGCTTCAGTCAGTGTGCCATTTTCCTTCAAGGCCTCGCAAAATCTGAAGAATTTGCGGGTTGCCTATGATGAGGAAATTTTTACACGGAATTACCCCTTCAGAGCGAATGACAGCAGTGTTATAGAGTTGCTAAGGCATCTGGGCTTTCAGCTGGTTCCGGTTAGAGTTCCTGATACCATTCCTGTTAATAGCCTTAGCATTATTCTTGAAGCGGAAGCTGCAGCAGCCTTTGACGAATTAACGCGATCCGGGAAGGATACTATAATGGTACGCCAGACCAAAGATGCATGGCCCAATATTTTTCGTCAGGCACGTACCATTCCCGCCGTGGAATATATCCAGGCCAGCCGTTTACGAACACTTCTGATCAACGAGTTTAACCGGCTTTTTCAGAAGGCAGATGTTATCGTTTTTCCTTCCCTCGAAGGGAATCAATTGCTGATTACAAATCTTACTGGTCATCCTGCCTTGTCTGTCCCCAGCGGGTTTGATGCACAAGGCATGCCCACAAGTGTAACATTTGTCGGCAACTGGTATTGTGAGCAAAATATACTTCTGCTGGCGAGGGCTTATCAGGAATATACGCAATGGTACAAAAGAACTCCCCCTGATTTTACTCCTTCAAAATAAAATATTTTTGAAGCGTTCATTAGCAAAACAATAATAATGCATAACACAAAAAAACGGAACCCGAAACCTTCGACCGTATGGATTTTCTGGCTGGGAAAACATTAGAGGATTTAAAATTGTGGCTGCGGGAATCCGGTGAAAAAGAGGATTATGCTGTCCCTTTACTGACGGGCTTTTACAGGAAAAAGATGCGTGATATAATGCAGATAGCTCAGCTGCCTCTTTCCCTTCGCCGGAAATTGGCAGCAGCTTTTGCCGATGGATACTATGAACCCTCCCATCTGATGGTTTCAGCCGACGGAAGCAGGAAATACCTCTTTTCAGCCGGGGAAAAAGGGTTTGTCGAGTCGGTTTACCTTCCTGAAAGATCCAGGCATACGTTGTGCGTTTCGACACAGGCTGGTTGCCGTATGGGATGCGCATTTTGCTGTACAGGCCAGTCGGGTTTCAGAGGCAATCTGACTGAAAGGGAAATTCTGAACCAGGTTCTGTCGGTTCCGGAAAGCAGTATGCTCAACCGCATTGTTTTTATGGGCATGGGTGAACCGTTCGACAACAGCGAAGCCCTTTTTCGTGTTCTTGCCATACTTACTGCTTCCTGGGGCCTTTCATTTGGAGCTCAAAAAATCACTGTCTCAACTGTTGGTATTCTTCCATCTGTTCTGCGGTTTCTGGACGAAACCAATTGCCATCTTGCCCTGAGTGTTCATTCTCCGTTCCCGGAGGAAAGGAAGAAATGGATTCCTGCCGAAAATAAGTTCCCGCTAAAGGAAATCATTCTGTCTGTGGGCCGGAAGGGAATGAACCGGCATCGCCGCATAACAGCCGAATATGTTATGATGGCTGGTGTGAACGATTCCCGTGAGCATCTGCAGGAGCTGATTTACCTGTTTCGTGGCACCGTATTCAGGATAAACCTTATTCCTTTTAATCCTTTCGAAGGAAGCGTTGTACGGCCATCGGAAGCATCTGCTATGCAGTATTTTATGAAGGAGTTGAACGAAGCCGGCATTTCCGCCACCATTCGTCGGTCACGGGGCACTGACATCAGTGCGGCCTGCGGTCAGCTGGGCAATTCATTAAGGTTAAGCCCGGATTGCGCATCAGGAGCAAGCGAACTGATGCGCAGTGGGTAGGCCTTGCGTGGAAG
It includes:
- a CDS encoding amidase; translated protein: MLILSGCGSKESNQSIITKEVVRSAAILSDLAFDDAEIDSMLDGLNAYRSSYQSMRNVSLSNDVPPAFIFSPVPPGYRADIYTGIPDYGLPAKVSIPENREELCFYPVSELSVLLRTGQITSEELTRLYINRLKEYDPVLHCVVTLLEDRALAQAKKADREIRAGKYRGPLHGIPYGVKDLLDVEGVPSTWGSRLYEKQIAGHTAAIVQRLDSAGAVLVAKLSLGEFAMGDVWFKDMTRNPWNPATGSSGSSAGSASATAAGLVGFAIGSETWGSIVSPSTVCGVTGLRPTFGRVPRTGAMTLSWTMDKLGPIARTALDCAIILAAINGSHPGDPASVSVPFSFKASQNLKNLRVAYDEEIFTRNYPFRANDSSVIELLRHLGFQLVPVRVPDTIPVNSLSIILEAEAAAAFDELTRSGKDTIMVRQTKDAWPNIFRQARTIPAVEYIQASRLRTLLINEFNRLFQKADVIVFPSLEGNQLLITNLTGHPALSVPSGFDAQGMPTSVTFVGNWYCEQNILLLARAYQEYTQWYKRTPPDFTPSK
- a CDS encoding radical SAM protein, whose protein sequence is MDFLAGKTLEDLKLWLRESGEKEDYAVPLLTGFYRKKMRDIMQIAQLPLSLRRKLAAAFADGYYEPSHLMVSADGSRKYLFSAGEKGFVESVYLPERSRHTLCVSTQAGCRMGCAFCCTGQSGFRGNLTEREILNQVLSVPESSMLNRIVFMGMGEPFDNSEALFRVLAILTASWGLSFGAQKITVSTVGILPSVLRFLDETNCHLALSVHSPFPEERKKWIPAENKFPLKEIILSVGRKGMNRHRRITAEYVMMAGVNDSREHLQELIYLFRGTVFRINLIPFNPFEGSVVRPSEASAMQYFMKELNEAGISATIRRSRGTDISAACGQLGNSLRLSPDCASGASELMRSG